The sequence below is a genomic window from Cucumis melo cultivar AY chromosome 5, USDA_Cmelo_AY_1.0, whole genome shotgun sequence.
AGGCATCGTTGAACTTCCCCTGACTGTGAAGCTTGTTCCCCTACTTGATGAATTACCAATCAGAATATTCTCAATAGAATCAAATACATTGTTGAAGAAAAAACATCCCCTGCCTCCACAGAGCAGTGTTTGAATCAAACCCTCCAAGTATTACCTGTGTCTTCAGCATTTCAGCTGCATTCAATTCATAGTTGGCCTGTGCATCAACACGTGTACGCATAGTTGCAATTTCTTCAGGTGATGCATTGGCCATCTTCTCGCCAATTTTAGCCATATCCTCTGGACGTGCGTGCTTCAACTGCTCTGCAGCGTATCTGAAGTCATCAGGACGCATGCTCTTCATGCTTTCCGAGGCCATCTTCATCAGTTCTGGATTAGCCATCATCTGAAATTTTATATAACTCGGCAATTTCAGTTATACAGAGATAGGTCGAGTACATgagatattaaattaattataagcAATTAACAGAATACTAGCCGAGCACGCAAATGGTTTGTTCAATCCTCAAAGTACTAATAAAAGAAACTGAATTAATACAACCAATTCCACGATGTTTCCATAGCAATTTGAAGTTTTCTGGATACTTTTCATTTGAGACGATCCAAAGGGAAATAAACATCGGTGCTCTTTCGGAATAGAATGAACGCAGGCAGACAATAGAACGGGGTAAAGCTGGGTGATCTTAATACCCACAGATTATAAAATTCGAAAACTTCTCGATATCATGGGGATCGTTACATCAAAATCACGAGTTAATATCTGCCACCGACTGAAAACAAAACTTTGGGGCAATGATTTCcatttctttaaattaaaagaaaaaaaattcaattaatGCCCCAAGATCTACATCGAAATCTAAAATAGTAAACAAAAAAACGAAACTCCACACCTGTTGTTGGATTTTGGCGAAGTCTGCTGGGGACATGCGACTCATCTGTTCCTGAGCCAGTCTCATCAGCTCCGGATCCATCATTCCCGTTGGATTCAAAATCTTCCTCTGTTGCACTCGATTCAGTAAACAAGCTAATAATCACTTGTTCTTCAGGGAGAGAGGGAGAGTGGGAGGTAATGATAAATAAAGGTAGAAAAGGAGGATCTAGGGATTTGAAGAGAAGAGAATTTTCCAAAAATCATAAGAAGACAAGACAAGAAAGAGAAGCCCTAAAGTCCGAATCGGAGGCCGTCACCACCGGAAGCTGTAAATTGGAATGGGAATCGGAATGAAGAGGGAATTAAACTCTACGGACGGAACATTCCGTAAGATTAAGCGTAGAAAGGAATTGTAAAATTGTCCTATGTTGCCGTTGATCTGTTGGAATTATGAAAGGAATTTGTGTACGTACGGATGATGAAGAAACCAAAATGAAGAGAGGAACACCAATCTCTGTCAATTCTCGGTCCCAATTGACCCCCCCATTtaacttctttctttctttctttctttctttctatatatatatatatatatatatatatttacgcatcctattttttctaaatattatgcatatttattgttattatcattattattctaccaaaataatttcttttcttttttgaagtTCTAAATGAGTcaaaacattattattattattatttttcctttgaTAATCATACTTCTCTTCAACATCTGGGGTTCTATTTATTGtgtactattatatatatatatatataaacacccTTTGTTTTACGTCTTTGTTATATGCATTCGAGAATAACATTGAGTTTTGAAATATGAAATAGAGTCGAAAAGTTCGTGTAGTATTGTAAGTTGAGGTGCAGTGGATGAATATGCAAACTTTATTACTATTTACTTGCTACTgttgaaatttattttaaaagtttctAAGGTGATTTACTTGAAATTATACACTTAATTAATCAACTTAGATTTTCAAtggattttgaaaatttgaaagcttttaataattttgCTTCATTGGTTATCTTTATAAAATTGAAGAAGTTTTATTGTTGGTAAGAAATACCAACATAGTCCGATGGTTTATGAACATATGAACTACAAATGAAACATTTTTATTAAGCAGATTGATTGGGGAATGGAAAAGGGATGAAGGAGGAATCAGAGTGAATGTTGAGCAACAAAATGGTTTATGAGAAGCATTAATTGGTTTGAAGCTTCAGAATTTGGATCAATGGTAAAGAATCCATGTTGTTTCCCTTCAAACTCCACTAAGTCTATCTTCTTCCCTTGTTTTTTCAGCTCCTCTGCGTACTCCACCGCTCGATCTTTCAGCAAGTCGGCCCCGGCCACCACCACCATTATCGGATCCATCTCCACCGCCTCCAAGTTCCGGCTTGTAGGTCCGAACACATTCACAAGAGGATGATCGGTGTCGCTTCCGATCGGGATCGACAATCTCCAAAACCTGCTCAATCGTCAAAACCAAAAACTAACTTTACTGTAATCGAAACTCGAAATATTGAATTCGAATTTCATTATCTGATTTCAACCTGTCGATGAGCTCAAGATTCAGAAATGCTTCTTTAGAGCCTTCTGCCTCGGACCGAGTCCTCACCGTTCCGCCGAAGAATGGCCCCAGGAGAACGTAGCCTCTCACTCGAACTGGCGCCAACTCAGGCGAACCTAGGCCAAGTCCCACCGCAAGATGATGAGCGATGTTCCCACCGGCGGAGTCACCGCTGATGAAAACTCTGCTGAAATCGGCCACATCGGCCAGCCAGGGATCAGGGTGGTCTGATTCAGCTTGGGCTTGAAGCCACCGAAGAGCTGCGAAACCGTCATCAATGGCAGCCGGAAGGCGATTTTCGGGAGCGAGACGGTAGTCAGGGGAGATGACGAGAGCAGGAAGCTGGGAGGCAAGGCGGAAGCAGTAATTTTGGCAATTGGGCCAGGTGCGGGAGCCGATGCAGAAGCCGCCACCGTGGATGTAGAAAAAGACGGAAAGCTTGGGAGAAGAAATGTCGGCAGGTTTGTAGAGACGGAGGTGCAGGTCGTTGATAGGGTCAAAGAGAAGGTCTTTCCATAGAACAGAACCGTCGTCGTTGACAGGGACATTAAAGCTTGGATTGGAAGAACGGACTATGGAGCCGTCGCTGTAAACGCGGAGGACACCGCGGCATTCATCGACTTCAACGGGAGCAGCCATAGATTCAGCTCAACAAAGAAGATAAGAGATGAGAAAAGAAGGTGGAAGAAGGGAAGAATTAAAGGAGAGAAAATGGCGGGTGGCCGGCAGCCGCCTGAGACTGCCGTTTTCTAGTGAATACTTCTGTGCTATCGGATATCATCCATTGTCTTTTCTTTcgttttatttttaattgttaAATGTTATATAATGTTGAATCAAACTAATGGTTATTTATTGGGAggataataataatgtaaaagAATACGAAAAAATGCACATAACGATAACAACGCAgacattattattatataaatggTGTCTGCTTTGCTGATGCACAAAACCACCACCACCACAGCCAAAAATAGGCAGCGTCATATTTGTACAAGCTTCACCTTTGGttcatatatatgtattttaGGCAAAATACGTGTTAAAGTCCCCGTCTATTTAATCCTTCAAAAACAATATTTGAATCAAAAGGACCGAGTTAGACCATTAATGGACTAACTGATTGTTGAGTGCAAGGTGCTTACTTGGTAAAATCTATTTAGTATCGAGAGGTTGTGATCAAGTTATTTCCCCTTGAATCACTCCAGCAGTCCGTTTCCACTTCATAAAATATCAACCTTGAGGGAAAGTACAAGgcatagagagagatttttgtGACACTAGAAGAAGCATACCTCTATTTTCTAACAGTAGAACTGGAGGTAGATAGGGAGGCTGTGGCTGGGTCCAATTCAATTTATCAACTATGCAAGATCCATACCATTCATCTaaccaaatcaaaataaattttatgaaaCTTCAGTCACAGAAATGAGAACACATAAAAAAGCAAGAAAGGATGAGGAGAGGAGGAATGAAAAGAGAGGTGGCAGCGAAGACAAATGGGTGAAGAGAAACAGCAACAGTGACATGagaagggaagggaagggaagtgaagtgaatgaaagaagaagaagacgtaatattaatattaaattatta
It includes:
- the LOC103491598 gene encoding probable carboxylesterase 15 → MAAPVEVDECRGVLRVYSDGSIVRSSNPSFNVPVNDDGSVLWKDLLFDPINDLHLRLYKPADISSPKLSVFFYIHGGGFCIGSRTWPNCQNYCFRLASQLPALVISPDYRLAPENRLPAAIDDGFAALRWLQAQAESDHPDPWLADVADFSRVFISGDSAGGNIAHHLAVGLGLGSPELAPVRVRGYVLLGPFFGGTVRTRSEAEGSKEAFLNLELIDRFWRLSIPIGSDTDHPLVNVFGPTSRNLEAVEMDPIMVVVAGADLLKDRAVEYAEELKKQGKKIDLVEFEGKQHGFFTIDPNSEASNQLMLLINHFVAQHSL